The following is a genomic window from Rhododendron vialii isolate Sample 1 chromosome 9a, ASM3025357v1.
GGCAGGTGACTAATCGAATCCGACTCCGAATCCTGTGAATGTGAAAGCCCAATAATCACACAAAAGAATTAGGTTagataaaacaaaaatgtaGATAAAATTTTCCATGGATTATTTCACGCACACGCTGGGCAAGCCACACAGAGACACACGACCCATGTGAGTAAtccacaagagagagagagagagagagagagagagagagatagagagagagaatatcaATGAAACATGCAATTCAAAGAATAAGTTACCTATTCGAATCTCTCGAATATGAGCAATCTTGCTCCAATCTTCGCTGATTCCCATTTTGCATCTTTTCTCAAGAGGGGGGCACCCACGTATATGCAACTTTTTAAGAGATGAAAGATTACCCAGGCACTCTGGTAGAGATTCCAACCCACTGAACTGCACAATATACAAATTTCTCAAGGCAGGGAGGTGCTTAAGTTGATCAGGCAGGGTCTTGACCTCTGGCCATCCAAATAAATATAGAGACTCCAGGGAGGTGAAATGGCATGATGGTGGTGATGCAGCACTTGTGGAGGGCCACGGGAAATATCTGTACTCCTCTCCGAATAAACCTATAGTCAATGATTGAAGGCTAGTGGTGCAAAACAGCCCCTCCTCCCAATAACTCCCCCAATTTGGACAGGATTTAATAAGCAACTTCTTGAGGGATGTGAGGCAGCGTAATGCATCTGGATTGGATGTCTTTAACTTTGGACAATCACATAGGAGTAATTTTACAAGGGTTGGTTGTAGTAGCTCTTTCGGTAAACACATCAACTCCGGGCAATCATCAATCGAAAGTCGTTGAAGGTACGTCGAGTCGTTGAATGGTGCTTCTGTTTCGTCAGTTGCATTGAGCGTTTTTAACTTTCGACACCGCCATATTTCTATCTCTACAACGGTTGGTTGGAGCACCACTCCTTGCAAACACATCAACTCATCACACCTTACAATTGAAAGTTGTTGAAGGGACGTCGAGCCCTTGAACGCTGCTTTTGTTTTGTCAATTAGAGCCATCAGGTTATAGTAATGATATACACAAATTTCTAACTTCTAAAGAAACCCTAGGTTTTCCAGCTGATTTGGCAAATAACTCAGCCCATCTATTTCTACTATTGCCATATCTTTCTTTGTTAGAAacatctacataataagggaaaatggtttttgaatcttatctctctataaatcctaaccatctacataataagggaaaatggtttttgaatcttatctctctataaatcccAACCATTGATTTTCTTCATAAATCttacggctctccctctctctcaaacaatattaattgcacaattacCACTAATTAGTTCTCACGTtgtgccgtgccttcaggcacgagcAAACCCTAGTGGAGTAATaaggtgaacattaccctcctttaaaaagggtgaacaaaattgtgtGGGTCACACTACAAACTAATTCTACACAATTTCCACCAATCACAGGAAATGTAATACTCTCCCTCTTTAAAGGAGGGTAAACAAAATTATACTCAGTCAAGTacaataaaattttcctttcattttttgttttaattattttctctatctcttccCTCGTTCTCCAAAAGTTCCAAATAGGCCATTAGGGATTCTCGGCTTCTTTTTCAATCTTCAATTACggcttttgtttgtttggactaaaaatatttttatcaatTTCGGGTGTTTGGTGCATAAACTTCTTGTACACTATTTTTAAAGGTAAATTAATATTTTACCTCCACAAAAGGAAAATGACTTATGAAGCAAATATTGTAGTTAAATTACGCCCTTCCATCTTAAGGACGAACTAGTTTGTTAATCCCAGACCTACTTGGACCTCAAGACCTTGACAGCAACTTTTTCTTTCGATAACACCAATCTAGTTCCATAAATTTTAGACGATTTCTGTTGCGACTTAATTTTTTGGCATGCACCTAAACAACGCAAAGTAAAATTCACACAATTAGTTcacatgaatatttttttacgtaaaagtatttttttggtCGACACAAATAGAGCCTAAAGTGGCAATGTTCTCGTGATCCACATCCTCCTGTAGGAGCAGGGATTGTCTATACCACATTTAATGGTAAttatgatgaaaatgaaaaaaataataataataagtaaCTACTGAATGGTAACAACTGACCTGGAATGGTTATCAACTTGGGGCAATTCCTGATTTCTAATTTCTTGAGACGAGGGAAGGAGTCTATCATACTCGTGGCAAAAGCGTGCAATGTCAATACGTCTGACCATTCTTCTAATTGAGGCATATCAACAAGTTCTAATTCCCTCAATGCTGGAAATACTCCTGCAGCTGCTGCCCCACTACTACCGCGATTGTCGATAATCCATTTGTCCTGTCCATAAAATTCGGGACCAATACGCTTCAAGTTATTCAAGCCATTCATTTTTAAAATCGCAAGATGCGGAAGGTGTCCGAGCGCTGGGACTTGCTCACACAACATACAACCTCTTAGCTCAATCTTCACCAGTTTTTTAAGCGAGCGGGCATCTCTACTCATCCACGACACCCATCGTCTTCctccaaaattttgaataattaGTCCGTTaacattttggtgaggtttgagtCCTTCCAACACATCCCCATGGTTATTGTCGGACTCTTCGAGGTTTTCGTCCCAGTGAAATTGCAACTCTTGAATGTGTGGTTTCCCAAATATTTGAGCCTTCTCTGCTTCTTTCTTGTCTTTCACGTGCTGTAGATCGTAAATATGTAATCTACCTCTTAGCTTGCTTAAGCTACCCAACTCTTCAATTCTATGGCCACTCTTCTCGCCCACAACAAAGAATGGTAATGTTTGCAAAGATGTCAACTGCCCTATCTTCATGGGCATCAATTTCCTATTTCGATCATTGTCTTCAAGATAGAAGTGTCTCAAGCTAACCATATTGTGGAAATCTTTTGGAAGCTCTTCCACATTCTTTGGTAGTTTCAGTGTTTCTAAATTGTAGAGCTTGGTAATAAAATTTGTGACTTTCATAATCGAAGTCTCGGTGAGGTTAAGAAACCTTAAATGTATGGACTTGCATATTGAACTAGGCAACTCTTCCAAAAAAGATTCTTTTCCCATAAAAGAATGCATAAAAGAATATTCGTCTTTCACATAAGATCCTTCTAAACGCAAGGCACGAATACACTTTAGATCTTTGGTGTCCTGGGGGAGATGTCCTTTTAAAAATAGTGTCCTTAGTTTTTcaacattttcttttgatacatCTAACCGTGTTTCTTTTGTAAAATCCAATGACAGATGTTGAACATCGGGATAATTCTTCACCTCACTAGTTTCCAGAGTTAAACATGTACCTTGTGAGACATGGAGTGCAAGATCATGAACAAGATCATGCATCTTGCAACTTGTGATATTGTCGTACTCATCAAATTTCACTTCTTGGAGTAATGAATTGCGCAACAAGGTATGAAAATACTCATTGCCTAACTCTTCCATTTCCACCTTTCTTTTTGAAGAAGGTTTAAGATATCCTAGACTCATCCAAAGTTGAATCAACTCGTCCTTGATAATGACATGGTCCTTTGGGAAAATAGAACAATATGCAAACGATTGTTTCAAAGATGGTGGCGTTAAATGATCAAAACTAAGCCTCAATACTGAAAAAATTCCCTCTTCATTTTCCAGTAAACACCATGTGTCACTCTCCTCGATGGACTCCCATTCTTGTTCGTTCTGCTTCGAGTACAGTAGACCTCCTAATGAGTTTATGGCTAATGGCACACCCTTACACTTTTCTACAATTCTTCTACCAATATCCAATAAAGTTTGACTTTCTTTTGGTCCGCCACTGGCAAATGCTCTTTTCCTAAGCATTGCCAAACAATCAACTTCCGATAGTGTCGTCAACTGATGGGTGCAAGATGGGGATGTTCGCATTGCTGATACGACGTCCATACTACGGGTAGTAACTAAAATCCTGCTTTCCTTAGAGCCACCGATTCCTATCAAAGAATTTCTCAAGTTTACCCATAAATTTGGATTTGTATTCCAAACGTCATCTAATACAAGCAAGTATTTTTTCCCATTAAGTTTTTCTGTAAGCTTTCTCACTACTCCCTCAATGTTTGGTGTCTCAGATTTATCTCCAGTAAGAGATTGCACCATCTCATTCAAAAGCCTTACTACCTTGAAATCATCAGAGACACAAATCCACATTCTCTCTCCGAAACTATTCAAAACTTCCACTTTTTTGTAAATTACCTGAGCTAGAGTTGTCTTTCCTAGCCCAGCCATTCCTACAATGGTAGTGACAGGTAACTCACCTTCTATGTCAGAGCGTAGTAACATCTCTACCACTACCGAAACATCACCATCCCTCCCCACAACTTCTGTATCACCTATAAAAGGTAGACTCGTCCTGAGTACCCTAGGTTCAAAAATAGCATCATTGAGTTGCTCAGCTGGTTTAAGACCAACATCATTTGCTGCTTTACAAATTCTGTCTAACAGTTTATTGATGTTACTGACCTTATTAGCCATCTTGAAACGAAATGCCAATGGATTAGAGTCGGAGAATAAATTGCGCACCTTCTTCCTCATCCGGTTTTGTACCTCAATCTTTCCTCGAAGATCTTCGTAGGCCAATTCATCCAGCACATTTTCAGCATCGCAAATTGCAGCCTTGAGTTTCTTTAGCCACGCCATCATAGTTTGTgatgttattttcttcttctcagcGTCATATAACAAGGCCTGAATGATTTCTAACCTTTCACGGAGCTTTTTGAGGTCTTCCTTGAAACCCCATGCTGGTTTAATCGGATTGTCAATCTGCTTGGTTACTAGGGAAAGCAAAGTCATGATTCCATTTGCTGCAGGGACGAGCATAGCCTCGGCCATGTTTTTGTGATGAAAACAGACAGAAATTGGGACCTTGGAGAAAATAATACAAGGGAAAAGAGAAGGGGTGTTTTGAATACTATGGAGGATAAGAATtatgtggtggaggaggagctGGAGTGTTGCTTGCTTACTTTTCaatttgttgggaaaaattcggcaaaaggcaaaaaatccagagaacaatttcattgataacaatTACATGAtcgaaacaaattacaaatacCGAGCAGATTTAACCACACGAGATACAAACAGAACTTTTCTGAATTggaaccgagtcctgtgtgataccacagtcaccttaagaaagattcgctgCCTACCGTGGGTGTTGTAGGTTGAACCagcgtcttcctcccagggttggcttgctaaaccgcaagccatcggaacaccgccgtcgaccgccttggcaaACTGAACATacatctgtctctctctctcaaagaatGAATTTCAGAGTTTGTTAGGATTGCTGTGCATTTTTCTTGGTCTCATTTTGAAACGGAATGCACCAATATATAGCCGAAGGAGATATCCTCACAAATGCTGGAATTAAATGGAATGCGAAACCCCCAAATTGAAACCAGCCATCAAGGGGAAGAATAATACTGCCATCAAGGTGGAGAGGTTATGGGAGTTACAGCCgcacacatcaatacgtctattgattgtgaTGCATTCGGATACAACGAACCCGAGACCGGTTGCCTCGGAAGACCCTCCAGAAATCCTGGTTTCATTCATCCGAAATTCTGTAAAATTTACAACAATCCCCCCCATGAATGGAATTGGCAGGCATACTGGCGCAGAGTACAAAGTTGATCCGAGAGAGCGACAACGGATAATTCCTGCATAGGATAGGTGGCTTTTGGCCTGGAACCTTCCCTTGTGATAGCCTATCGGGTTTACTGGCAGACCAGTGTGCGGTCCCGCTTTGAACTGTTCCGCCGCCGATGTAAACCAAGACAATAGACGTCACACAGGACTTCTCCTGACGTAGTTCAGTTCTCACTGTTGGGTtcattttggccatgacacccccTTCCT
Proteins encoded in this region:
- the LOC131299513 gene encoding putative disease resistance protein RGA3; translation: MAEALLIPAANAILNGLLPLATNQINLAWGFKEGLEKLRDRLEIIQGLLHDAENREITSHAMMPWLKRLKDAICDAENVLDELAYEAFRRKIEVQNRMKNKVCNIFSPSINPLSIRFKMANKVNNINKVLDRIRKAANDVGLKSAEQLISPSTVELMEFRNTGPSIGDTTIVGRDGDVSVVVDMLLIGSKVEGVLCVIAIVGMPGLGKTTLARVVYKQPKVMENFCDMSDKSDKRMWICVSNKFQVVRLLNEMVQSLTGDKSETPNIEGVVRKLTEKLNGKKYLLVLDDVWNTNPNLWVNLRNSLIGIGGSKESRILVTTRSMDVVSAMRTSPSCTHQLTTLSEVDCLAMLRKRAFASGGPKESQTLLDIGRRIVEKCKGVPLAINSLGGLLYSKQNEQEWESIEESDTWCLLENEEGIFSVLRLSFDHLTPPSLKQSFAYCSIFPKDHVIIKDELIQLWMSLGYLKPSSKRKVEMEELGNEYFHTLLRNSLLQEVKFDEYDNITSCKMHDLVHDLALHVSQGTCLTLETSEVKNYPDVQHLSLDFTKETRLDVSKENVEKLRTLFLKGHLPQDTKDLKCIRALRLEGSYVKDEYSFMHSFMGKESFLEELPSSICKSIHLRFLNLTETSIMKVTNFITKLYNLETLKLPKNVEELPKDFHNMVSLRHFYLEDNDRNRKLMPMKIGQLTSLQTLPFFVVGEKSGHRIEELGSLSKLRGRLHIYDLQHVKDKKEAEKAQIFGKPHIQELQFHWDENLEESDNNHGDVLEGLKPHQNVNGLIIQNFGGRRWVSWMSRDARSLKKLVKIELRGCMLCEQVPALGHLPHLAILKMNGLNNLKRIGPEFYGQDKWIIDNRGSSGAAAAGVFPALRELELVDMPQLEEWSDVLTLHAFATSMIDSFPRLKKLEIRNCPKLITIPAAFKGSTSLQQLSIVRCDELMCLQGVVLQPTVVEIEIWRCRKLKTLNATDETEAPFNDSTYLQRLSIDDCPELMCLPKELLQPTLVKLLLCDCPKLKTSNPDALRCLTSLKKLLIKSCPNWGSYWEEGLFCTTSLQSLTIGLFGEEYRYFPWPSTSAASPPSCHFTSLESLYLFGWPEVKTLPDQLKHLPALRNLYIVQFIAYTWVPPS